A portion of the Anoxybacillus gonensis genome contains these proteins:
- a CDS encoding YuiA family protein: MNKTTCQYCAGNGYVHVAVGGSETCHYCEGTGVEKDEVAMKQ, encoded by the coding sequence ATGAATAAAACAACGTGCCAATATTGCGCTGGAAACGGTTATGTTCATGTTGCGGTTGGAGGGTCAGAAACTTGTCACTATTGTGAAGGGACGGGAGTAGAAAAAGATGAAGTGGCAATGAAGCAATAA
- a CDS encoding NAD(P)/FAD-dependent oxidoreductase, which produces MRNLVLLGGGYGNMRILLRILPNLPEHIHITLIDRVPYHCLKTEYYALAAGTISDQHIRVPFPEHPRLSYVFGEVKKIDLHHEVVHLQDGTCIPYDDLVIGLGCEDKYHGVPGADIFTYSIQTIDKARETYQKLSNLPPHSIVGVVGAGLSGVELASELVESRPDLHVKLFDRGTRILSMFPERLSHYVEQWFHSHGVELIRQSNITKVEEHTLYNHDEAIHCDAIVWTAGIQPNRVVRELDVEKDSQGRVVLTPRHHIPNIENVYVVGDCASLPHAPSAQLAEGQAEQIAQVLQKRWKDEEPPSEFPPIKLKGILGSLGKKHGFGLVADRPLTGRVPRLLKSGVLWMYKYHNGY; this is translated from the coding sequence ATGAGAAACCTCGTGCTACTTGGCGGCGGATACGGAAATATGCGCATCTTACTCCGCATCCTTCCGAATTTACCAGAACATATCCATATTACATTAATTGATCGTGTTCCATACCATTGTTTAAAAACAGAATATTATGCTTTAGCTGCTGGGACGATTAGTGACCAGCACATTCGCGTTCCATTCCCAGAACACCCTCGCCTATCTTACGTTTTTGGTGAGGTCAAAAAAATTGATTTGCATCATGAAGTTGTTCATCTTCAAGACGGAACGTGTATTCCGTATGATGACTTAGTCATCGGATTAGGTTGTGAAGATAAATATCACGGTGTACCCGGTGCAGACATTTTTACTTATAGCATTCAAACAATTGATAAAGCAAGAGAAACGTATCAAAAACTAAGCAATCTCCCACCACATAGCATCGTCGGTGTCGTCGGTGCGGGATTAAGCGGTGTAGAATTGGCAAGCGAATTAGTTGAAAGTCGTCCAGATTTACACGTTAAACTGTTTGATCGCGGCACACGCATTTTATCCATGTTTCCAGAGCGGCTAAGCCATTATGTAGAGCAATGGTTTCATTCGCATGGTGTGGAACTCATTCGTCAATCAAACATTACAAAAGTTGAGGAACATACGTTGTATAATCACGATGAAGCAATCCATTGCGATGCGATTGTATGGACTGCCGGCATTCAGCCGAATCGTGTCGTCCGCGAACTCGATGTGGAAAAAGACAGTCAAGGGCGTGTCGTATTAACACCTCGACATCATATTCCAAATATAGAAAATGTATACGTTGTTGGAGATTGCGCAAGCTTACCGCACGCTCCGAGCGCCCAACTTGCCGAAGGCCAAGCGGAACAAATCGCTCAAGTATTACAAAAAAGATGGAAAGACGAAGAACCACCAAGCGAATTTCCGCCAATTAAGTTAAAAGGTATTTTAGGATCATTAGGCAAAAAACATGGCTTTGGCCTCGTTGCCGACCGCCCACTAACCGGACGAGTTCCACGTCTACTAAAATCAGGCGTCTTATGGATGTACAAGTACCATAACGGATATTAA
- a CDS encoding YuiB family protein yields the protein MEMSIPVLFISILLFFVLFFGIGFLLNMILRTTWTMAILSPFVLLLWIDQISIMDYVTNPSASFAHVKERIGSLASADLIILSSGIVGAIVSGIVIQTLRKKGYRMF from the coding sequence ATGGAGATGAGCATTCCTGTTTTATTTATTTCTATCTTATTGTTTTTTGTTTTATTTTTTGGCATTGGTTTTTTATTAAATATGATTTTACGAACGACGTGGACGATGGCGATATTAAGCCCGTTCGTTTTATTATTGTGGATTGATCAAATTTCTATAATGGACTATGTCACAAACCCATCTGCATCTTTTGCTCATGTGAAAGAGCGAATAGGATCGTTAGCGAGTGCGGATTTAATCATTTTAAGTAGCGGGATTGTAGGTGCAATTGTTTCAGGTATTGTCATTCAAACATTGCGTAAAAAAGGATATCGTATGTTTTAA
- a CDS encoding YuzD family protein, with translation MIEICVYGADTICASCVGAPSSKDTYEWLQAAISRKYPNDSFQFVYVDIFHPPEDEEKRQWAQKVIDEDLFYPVIVIDGEIVDEGNPKLKNIYEAIEKRAK, from the coding sequence ATGATTGAAATATGTGTGTATGGAGCGGATACGATTTGTGCTTCTTGTGTCGGTGCACCATCATCAAAAGATACGTATGAATGGCTTCAAGCTGCCATTTCGCGCAAATATCCGAACGATTCATTTCAATTTGTGTATGTTGATATTTTTCATCCACCGGAAGATGAAGAAAAACGTCAATGGGCACAAAAGGTCATTGACGAAGACTTATTTTATCCTGTCATTGTCATTGATGGTGAAATTGTTGATGAAGGAAATCCGAAATTAAAAAACATTTATGAAGCGATTGAAAAAAGGGCGAAGTAA
- the dapF gene encoding diaminopimelate epimerase, which yields MRSFSFTKMHGLGNSYIYVNMFTERLAEEELSYIAKRVANVHTGIGSDGLILICPSDVAPVKMRIFNSDGSEGKNCGNGLRCVAKYVYEHGIVQEEQFLIETLSGLVQARVFVEDGKVNSVEINMGKPRLSRGEIPMVGEENDVVINERIDFAGHTYYMTGVSMGNPHAVFYVDRIEEAPVTTLGPTVEKDERFPEGINVEFVEVVNERELHFRVWERGSGVTEACGTGACAAVVASVLNGKTKRNEETVVHLAGGDLYITWKENGDVLMRGAAETICTGVYYY from the coding sequence ATGAGAAGTTTTTCGTTCACGAAAATGCATGGATTAGGAAATAGTTATATTTATGTCAATATGTTTACAGAGCGTTTAGCAGAAGAGGAATTATCTTATATTGCAAAGCGAGTGGCAAATGTACATACAGGGATCGGATCAGATGGACTCATTTTAATTTGCCCATCTGATGTGGCACCGGTGAAAATGCGAATTTTTAATAGCGATGGATCGGAAGGGAAAAATTGTGGCAACGGGTTGCGATGCGTAGCGAAATATGTATATGAACATGGCATCGTTCAAGAGGAACAGTTTCTCATTGAAACATTATCAGGTCTTGTTCAAGCTCGCGTTTTTGTAGAAGATGGAAAAGTCAATAGTGTGGAAATCAATATGGGAAAACCTCGTTTATCTCGTGGAGAAATACCGATGGTCGGAGAAGAAAACGATGTAGTTATTAACGAACGAATTGATTTTGCAGGGCATACGTATTATATGACAGGTGTATCGATGGGGAATCCTCATGCGGTATTTTATGTTGATCGTATTGAGGAGGCGCCAGTAACGACGCTTGGACCGACCGTTGAAAAAGATGAGCGCTTTCCAGAGGGAATAAATGTCGAGTTTGTAGAAGTGGTGAATGAACGTGAGCTTCATTTTCGCGTATGGGAGCGAGGATCAGGAGTAACCGAGGCGTGTGGCACTGGAGCATGTGCAGCGGTTGTGGCGTCGGTGCTAAATGGAAAAACGAAGCGAAATGAGGAAACGGTTGTTCATTTAGCTGGTGGAGATTTGTATATTACGTGGAAAGAAAATGGCGATGTGTTGATGCGCGGTGCTGCAGAAACGATTTGTACAGGTGTATACTATTATTAA
- a CDS encoding YuzB family protein — translation MLKPIVEFCISNLANGSQRALEQLEKDPNLDIIEYGCLGYCGKCANMLFAMVNGDIVTAEDAEQLVERVYAYIEENPMF, via the coding sequence TTGTTAAAACCGATCGTTGAATTTTGTATAAGTAATTTAGCCAATGGTTCACAACGCGCGCTAGAGCAACTTGAAAAAGATCCGAATTTAGACATTATTGAATACGGATGTTTAGGATACTGTGGAAAATGTGCCAATATGTTATTTGCGATGGTAAATGGGGATATTGTTACAGCAGAGGATGCAGAGCAGCTCGTTGAGCGAGTGTATGCATATATTGAAGAAAATCCAATGTTTTAG
- a CDS encoding HesB/IscA family protein, with translation MEQIVILTEKATEQVKQMMKESGEENVYFRVGVYGGGCSGLSYAMGFEHQKREEDYEFEQDGLRILVDKESALVLKGTTIDYEQGAMGGGFTIHNPNAIASCGCGSSFRTATHTGTPEEC, from the coding sequence ATGGAACAAATTGTGATACTCACAGAAAAAGCGACGGAGCAAGTGAAACAGATGATGAAAGAAAGCGGAGAAGAGAACGTTTATTTTCGTGTCGGTGTTTATGGTGGAGGATGTAGCGGATTATCTTATGCGATGGGGTTTGAGCATCAGAAGCGTGAAGAGGATTATGAGTTTGAACAAGACGGTTTGCGTATATTAGTCGATAAAGAAAGTGCACTTGTATTAAAAGGAACGACGATTGATTACGAACAAGGAGCGATGGGTGGCGGATTTACGATTCACAATCCGAATGCCATTGCTTCGTGCGGCTGCGGTTCATCGTTCCGTACAGCGACACATACTGGTACGCCAGAAGAATGTTAA
- a CDS encoding NifU family protein translates to MADQDIKQQVQEVLDKLRPFLLRDGGDCELVDVEDGVVKLRLLGACGSCPSSTITLKAGIERALLEEVPGVVEVEQVF, encoded by the coding sequence ATGGCAGATCAAGATATTAAACAACAAGTGCAAGAAGTGTTAGATAAACTTCGTCCATTTTTACTTCGCGATGGCGGGGATTGCGAATTAGTCGATGTAGAAGACGGCGTTGTTAAACTTCGCCTTCTCGGTGCGTGCGGAAGCTGCCCAAGCTCAACGATCACATTAAAAGCTGGTATTGAGCGCGCATTACTTGAAGAAGTTCCTGGCGTTGTTGAAGTTGAACAAGTGTTTTAA
- a CDS encoding ArsB/NhaD family transporter: MHEAITHEVSNFQYYAAIAIFLITYAIIISEKVNRAVIALLGAAFMIIFGIVDLHQAYTHHIEWGTITLLIGMMILVSITSKSGFFQYVAVKAAKMAKGSPINILVILSLLTAVLSAFLDNVTTVLLIVPVTFSITRMLEVDPVPFLISEVLFSNIGGTATLIGDPPNIMIGSANKHLTFNDFLFNLGPVVLVIMAVVIAILYVFYRKRLQANAALIERLMKLDEKQYIKDAVLLKKSVSVLGLTILGFMLHSVIHVDAAVIAMTGAVILMMIGVKEHDLEEVFASVEWTTIFFFAGLFTLVGGLVDIGLIKSLAEKALEITGGNIHYASYLILWVSGIASATIDNIPFVATMIPLIQDMAVGMGLSPDSAQIDVLWWSLALGACLGGNGTLIGASANVIVAGIASREGHGFSYFDFLKIGAPLTLISLLISHAYIFIRYL; the protein is encoded by the coding sequence GTGCATGAGGCAATCACTCATGAAGTAAGCAATTTTCAATACTATGCGGCCATTGCAATCTTTTTGATTACATACGCCATTATCATCTCAGAAAAAGTGAATCGTGCTGTCATCGCTTTATTAGGTGCCGCTTTTATGATTATTTTCGGCATCGTTGATTTACATCAAGCATACACGCATCATATCGAATGGGGAACAATCACGCTTTTAATCGGTATGATGATCCTTGTTAGCATTACGAGCAAATCTGGCTTTTTCCAATATGTTGCGGTTAAAGCTGCAAAAATGGCGAAAGGAAGCCCAATTAACATTTTAGTCATTTTATCATTGCTGACAGCTGTTCTTTCTGCCTTTCTCGACAATGTGACAACCGTTTTGTTAATTGTTCCGGTTACATTTTCTATTACACGTATGTTAGAAGTAGACCCTGTTCCGTTTTTAATTTCTGAAGTGCTTTTCTCAAATATCGGTGGTACAGCAACATTAATTGGAGATCCGCCAAACATTATGATCGGCTCTGCCAATAAACATTTAACGTTTAACGACTTTTTATTTAATTTAGGTCCTGTTGTTCTCGTCATCATGGCTGTTGTTATTGCTATTTTGTACGTGTTTTATCGCAAACGTCTTCAAGCAAATGCTGCGCTCATCGAACGGCTCATGAAACTCGATGAAAAACAATACATTAAAGATGCCGTACTATTGAAAAAGTCCGTTTCTGTGCTTGGATTAACAATTTTAGGTTTTATGCTCCATTCAGTGATTCACGTCGATGCGGCAGTCATCGCAATGACAGGCGCTGTCATTTTAATGATGATCGGCGTAAAAGAACACGACTTAGAAGAAGTGTTCGCTTCTGTTGAGTGGACAACCATTTTCTTTTTTGCTGGATTGTTTACACTCGTTGGGGGGCTCGTCGATATCGGGCTTATTAAAAGTTTGGCCGAGAAAGCATTGGAAATCACAGGAGGAAATATTCATTATGCGTCTTATTTAATTCTTTGGGTGTCTGGAATCGCTTCTGCAACAATTGACAACATTCCGTTTGTTGCAACGATGATCCCACTCATTCAAGATATGGCTGTCGGCATGGGGTTATCTCCAGACTCAGCACAAATCGACGTCTTATGGTGGTCGTTAGCGCTTGGCGCTTGTTTAGGTGGAAACGGAACGTTAATTGGAGCATCTGCAAACGTTATCGTTGCAGGGATTGCTTCACGTGAAGGTCATGGATTTAGCTACTTTGATTTTCTAAAAATCGGAGCACCGCTGACGCTCATTTCCTTGCTTATTTCACACGCGTATATATTCATTCGTTACTTATAA
- a CDS encoding NAD(P)/FAD-dependent oxidoreductase, translating to MKEDQKLYDITVIGGGPVGLFTAFYGGMRQATVKIIESLPQLGGQLSALYPEKYIYDVAGFPKIRAQQLIDNLKEQMSKFNPTVCLEQSVEKLEKLEDGTFKLTTNKEIHYSKAVIITAGNGAFQPRRLELESAAQYEGKNLHYFVADLNQFAGQNVLVCGGGDSAVDWALMLEPIAKKVTIVHRRDKFRAHEHSVENLMNSSVDVKTPFVPVELIGDENGIKQVVLEEVKTKAREIVDVDAVIVNYGFISSLGPIKEWGLEIEKNCIKVNSKMETNIPGVYAAGDICTYEGKVKLIACGFGEAPTAVNNAKSYIDPSAKVQPLHSTSMFE from the coding sequence GTGAAAGAAGATCAAAAACTGTACGATATTACTGTAATCGGTGGAGGACCTGTTGGCTTGTTTACGGCGTTTTATGGAGGAATGCGACAAGCAACGGTGAAAATTATCGAGAGTTTACCGCAGCTTGGTGGACAACTTTCTGCACTTTACCCTGAAAAATACATATATGATGTAGCGGGATTTCCAAAAATTCGCGCCCAACAACTGATTGACAATTTAAAAGAGCAAATGAGTAAATTTAACCCAACCGTTTGTTTAGAACAGTCTGTCGAAAAGTTAGAAAAATTGGAAGATGGCACATTTAAACTAACAACAAATAAAGAAATTCATTATTCTAAAGCGGTCATTATTACTGCCGGAAATGGCGCGTTCCAACCTCGTCGATTAGAACTCGAAAGCGCCGCACAGTATGAAGGAAAGAACTTACATTACTTCGTTGCCGATTTAAATCAATTCGCCGGTCAAAATGTACTTGTATGTGGCGGTGGCGACTCTGCAGTTGACTGGGCACTTATGCTTGAGCCAATTGCGAAAAAAGTAACGATCGTGCACCGACGCGATAAATTCCGTGCTCATGAACATAGCGTTGAAAACTTAATGAACTCGTCTGTCGACGTCAAAACACCGTTCGTTCCTGTCGAATTAATCGGAGATGAAAACGGCATCAAACAAGTCGTTTTAGAAGAAGTGAAAACGAAAGCGCGCGAAATCGTTGATGTTGATGCTGTAATTGTCAACTATGGCTTCATTTCTTCGCTCGGCCCAATTAAAGAGTGGGGATTAGAAATTGAGAAAAACTGCATTAAAGTAAACTCCAAAATGGAAACAAACATTCCAGGTGTGTATGCAGCCGGCGACATTTGCACATACGAAGGAAAAGTCAAGTTAATCGCTTGCGGATTCGGTGAAGCGCCAACAGCGGTCAACAATGCAAAATCATACATTGATCCAAGCGCAAAAGTACAACCGCTTCATTCTACATCGATGTTTGAATAA
- a CDS encoding IS3 family transposase, which produces MSKITFSSKEINILQKNPNVQRVSERSITYTDDFKNRFIDEYQAGKFPRQIFEENGFDVDVIGIKRIEQSAHRWKKAYEKNGLIGLTDSRKTASGRPLKRELTQSEVIERQRARIELLEGQVELLKKLELTERRLLNARENLNPNKAYQLIQETIEQNGFKGMTRYFCDLLDVSRSGYYSYLKASSVREAREKLDLEAKEIILKAFDRRGYKKGSRSIKMILENEFDMIFSRKKIQRIMRTYGIVCPHRKPNPYKKIAKATKEHQVVPNKLNREFKQGIPGKVLLTDITYLPYNGNCMAYLSTVKDASTNEILAYHVSDRITLDIATQTIHQLMNNKKITLHEEAFIHSDQGSHYTSPRYQKLLKEYGLGQSMSRRGNCWDNAPQESFFGHLKDEVDYKSARTLKELKSKINHYMVYYNNYRYQWNLKKMTPIQYRNHLLAA; this is translated from the coding sequence ATGAGTAAAATAACTTTTTCATCTAAAGAGATAAACATACTTCAAAAAAATCCAAATGTACAACGTGTCAGCGAAAGGTCTATTACCTATACTGACGATTTTAAAAATAGATTTATAGATGAATACCAAGCTGGCAAATTCCCTCGTCAGATCTTTGAGGAAAACGGCTTTGATGTGGACGTTATCGGCATAAAACGAATTGAACAGTCAGCCCATAGATGGAAAAAAGCCTATGAAAAGAATGGCCTGATAGGGCTTACAGATTCAAGGAAAACGGCTTCTGGGAGACCCTTAAAGCGTGAGCTTACACAGTCCGAAGTGATTGAAAGGCAAAGGGCCAGAATTGAGCTGTTGGAAGGACAGGTGGAGCTGTTAAAAAAGCTAGAATTGACCGAAAGGAGGCTGCTAAACGCAAGGGAAAATCTCAATCCGAATAAAGCGTACCAATTGATACAGGAGACCATTGAACAGAATGGATTCAAGGGGATGACCAGGTATTTTTGTGACCTTCTGGATGTCTCACGGTCGGGATATTACAGCTACCTGAAGGCTTCCTCTGTCCGGGAAGCACGGGAGAAATTGGACCTTGAAGCGAAGGAAATCATCTTAAAGGCCTTTGACCGGCGGGGATATAAGAAAGGTTCACGCTCTATCAAAATGATATTGGAGAATGAGTTTGATATGATCTTCAGCCGTAAAAAGATCCAGAGGATCATGAGGACATACGGAATCGTCTGTCCTCACCGAAAGCCTAACCCTTATAAAAAGATCGCTAAAGCAACGAAGGAGCATCAGGTTGTCCCGAACAAATTAAACAGGGAATTCAAGCAGGGAATCCCCGGGAAAGTACTACTTACGGATATCACTTATCTTCCATATAACGGAAATTGTATGGCTTATTTGTCGACCGTAAAAGACGCCTCCACCAATGAAATCCTGGCTTACCATGTGTCTGATCGCATCACCTTGGACATCGCCACCCAGACGATCCATCAATTGATGAACAATAAGAAAATTACTCTCCATGAAGAGGCTTTTATCCACTCGGATCAGGGAAGCCACTATACAAGCCCACGTTACCAGAAGCTTTTAAAGGAGTATGGCCTGGGCCAGTCTATGTCACGAAGAGGCAACTGTTGGGATAATGCCCCTCAAGAATCATTCTTTGGCCACCTTAAGGATGAAGTGGATTATAAATCGGCAAGAACATTGAAGGAATTGAAGTCAAAAATTAATCATTACATGGTTTACTATAACAATTACCGCTATCAGTGGAATTTAAAAAAGATGACCCCTATTCAATATAGGAATCATCTTCTAGCTGCTTAA
- a CDS encoding 3D domain-containing protein, translating into MGIKWLRRTTMVVLFMCAFMTTFQSISGVEAKMLSDWFSPSRFSFFSFKSLFSTDTYEYVADRFRKNEKQVTQLSSQQTTNESLTLEEAFDWSQYPSVTVVATGYTAGVESTGKTPDHPSYGITYSGVRVKRDLYSTIAADLNIFPIGTILFIPGYGYGVVADTGSAIKGHKIDLYYETVDDVYKHWGKKKVNVYVVKRGDGTLSEQEMIALNENESMQVFRQQYIKKEEKEVGL; encoded by the coding sequence ATGGGTATAAAATGGTTAAGACGAACGACCATGGTTGTATTGTTTATGTGTGCGTTCATGACGACATTTCAATCGATATCAGGCGTTGAAGCGAAGATGCTATCTGATTGGTTTTCACCTTCACGTTTTTCTTTTTTCTCATTCAAGTCGTTGTTTTCAACGGATACGTATGAGTATGTAGCAGATCGTTTTCGAAAAAATGAGAAGCAAGTGACACAACTATCATCCCAACAAACAACAAACGAATCGTTGACGTTAGAAGAAGCATTCGATTGGTCGCAATATCCGTCCGTTACTGTTGTAGCAACAGGATATACGGCTGGAGTGGAATCAACAGGAAAAACGCCTGATCATCCGAGTTATGGGATCACATATTCAGGTGTGCGTGTGAAACGTGATTTGTATTCGACGATTGCAGCAGATTTAAACATTTTCCCAATTGGAACGATTTTATTTATTCCGGGATACGGATATGGTGTTGTCGCAGATACAGGATCAGCGATTAAAGGCCATAAAATTGATTTATATTACGAAACAGTAGATGATGTGTATAAACATTGGGGAAAGAAAAAAGTGAACGTATATGTCGTCAAACGCGGAGATGGAACATTATCTGAGCAAGAGATGATTGCACTGAACGAAAATGAATCGATGCAAGTGTTTCGGCAACAATATATAAAGAAAGAGGAAAAGGAAGTTGGTCTATAA
- a CDS encoding NAD(P)/FAD-dependent oxidoreductase, producing MIRLKKPNVVVLGAGYGGLMTVTRLQKMIGVNEASITLVNKHDYHYESTWLHEAAAGTLHHERVRYAIADVIDQSKVKFIQDTVEKINLEQKQVLLQNHEPLTYDYLVVALGFESETFGIKGLKEYAFSIANVNAARQIREHIEYQFATYSTEEEKRDERLTIVVGGAGFTGIEFLGELVNRVPELCREYDVDPNKVRIICVEAAPTVLPGFDPELVEYAVNVLEKKGVEFKIGTAIKECTPEGIIVSKDDQVEEIKAGTVVWAAGVRGSHVIDESGFEAMRGRVKVDPFLRAPGHEDVFVVGDCALIINEETNRPYPPTAQIAMQQGEVCAKNLAVLIRGQGELQPFKPDLKGTVCSLGHDDAIGVVFGKKIWGAKASVMKKVIDNRALYLIGGPTLVAKKGKFKLL from the coding sequence GTGATTCGCTTGAAGAAGCCAAATGTTGTTGTATTAGGTGCAGGTTATGGTGGATTAATGACAGTGACGCGTTTACAAAAGATGATTGGCGTCAATGAGGCAAGCATTACGCTTGTCAACAAACATGATTACCATTATGAATCAACATGGTTGCATGAGGCAGCTGCAGGAACGTTGCATCACGAGCGCGTTCGTTATGCAATTGCAGATGTCATCGATCAAAGTAAAGTAAAATTTATTCAAGATACGGTTGAAAAAATCAACCTCGAACAAAAACAAGTATTGCTTCAAAACCATGAGCCGTTAACGTATGATTATTTAGTTGTTGCTCTTGGATTTGAATCTGAAACGTTTGGCATTAAAGGCTTAAAAGAATATGCCTTCTCGATTGCGAACGTTAACGCTGCACGTCAAATTCGCGAGCATATTGAATACCAATTTGCGACATATAGCACAGAAGAAGAAAAACGTGATGAGCGTTTGACGATTGTCGTTGGTGGTGCAGGATTTACAGGTATCGAATTTTTAGGTGAGCTTGTAAACCGTGTCCCAGAACTTTGCCGTGAATATGACGTTGATCCAAATAAAGTGCGCATCATCTGCGTAGAAGCAGCACCGACAGTTCTGCCTGGTTTTGACCCAGAACTTGTTGAATATGCGGTAAATGTTCTTGAGAAAAAAGGTGTCGAATTTAAAATTGGTACAGCGATTAAAGAATGTACACCAGAAGGCATTATCGTTAGCAAAGACGATCAAGTAGAAGAAATTAAAGCAGGAACAGTTGTATGGGCGGCTGGAGTACGCGGAAGTCACGTCATTGACGAATCAGGATTTGAAGCGATGCGCGGTCGTGTGAAAGTCGATCCATTCTTACGTGCCCCAGGACATGAAGATGTGTTTGTTGTTGGAGACTGTGCGTTAATTATTAACGAAGAAACAAACCGTCCATATCCGCCAACAGCGCAAATTGCAATGCAACAAGGGGAAGTTTGCGCGAAAAACTTAGCTGTGTTAATTCGTGGTCAAGGGGAATTACAACCGTTTAAACCAGATCTAAAAGGAACAGTATGTTCGCTTGGACACGATGATGCGATCGGCGTCGTATTTGGCAAGAAAATTTGGGGGGCAAAAGCGAGCGTCATGAAAAAAGTAATTGACAACCGTGCCCTTTACTTAATTGGTGGTCCAACACTTGTTGCGAAAAAAGGAAAATTTAAGCTATTGTAA
- a CDS encoding DUF2225 domain-containing protein yields the protein MDILYDRTVTCLVCKQTYTTKKVRSRFIRPIRHDTDFCSYYASEEANPLLYYVHVCPHCGFAATEEFSTYFPPQTLEAIQQNICANWRGKNYSGARTFAEAIDTYKLGIYSATLKKEKHITLAGLYMRLAWLYRSNQKSEEERRFMRLALEQYIASYEADDFVHTHMSEVRLLYLIGELYRRLGKEKQAIIYFSRVIARKKETIEKGIVNMAYDRWQEIREEKKGAQ from the coding sequence ATGGATATTTTATATGATCGTACCGTCACATGTCTTGTTTGTAAACAAACATATACAACGAAAAAAGTCCGTTCGCGTTTCATTCGTCCTATCCGGCACGACACTGACTTTTGCTCATATTATGCGAGCGAAGAAGCGAATCCGCTTTTGTATTATGTACACGTTTGTCCACATTGCGGATTTGCGGCAACAGAAGAATTTTCAACATATTTCCCACCACAAACGCTTGAGGCCATTCAACAAAACATTTGCGCCAATTGGCGCGGAAAAAATTACAGCGGGGCTCGTACATTTGCTGAGGCCATTGATACATACAAGCTCGGCATTTATTCCGCCACATTGAAAAAAGAAAAACATATTACGCTCGCTGGACTTTATATGCGTCTTGCATGGTTATATCGTTCAAACCAAAAAAGCGAAGAAGAACGGCGATTTATGCGATTAGCGCTCGAGCAATATATCGCTTCTTATGAAGCAGATGATTTTGTTCACACACATATGTCCGAAGTGCGCTTATTGTATTTAATCGGAGAATTGTATCGTAGGCTAGGAAAAGAAAAACAAGCGATCATTTATTTTTCGCGCGTCATTGCTAGAAAAAAAGAGACGATTGAAAAAGGAATTGTCAATATGGCTTACGACCGTTGGCAAGAAATTCGCGAAGAAAAAAAGGGGGCGCAATAG
- a CDS encoding biotin transporter BioY, which produces MRARDLTFIAMFAALMAIGANITSWAPFLVIGGVPITLQTFFCVLAGAILGAKRGAIAMTVYMLIGLFGAPVFARFSGGFSTIVAPTFGFILSFILAAYVTGLLIEKSANRSVARFITATIIGMIINYVVGTNWMYVAFKLWADAPEGFSYTMAWSWMLVPLPKDIILSVVAGVMAPRIYKALNEHQAYSKYVA; this is translated from the coding sequence ATGCGAGCGAGAGACTTAACGTTTATCGCCATGTTTGCAGCGTTAATGGCGATCGGAGCAAACATTACATCGTGGGCTCCTTTTCTCGTTATTGGTGGAGTTCCAATCACGTTACAAACATTTTTTTGCGTATTAGCTGGCGCCATTCTTGGAGCAAAACGAGGAGCAATAGCAATGACTGTATATATGCTCATCGGATTATTCGGCGCACCTGTTTTCGCCCGTTTTAGCGGAGGGTTTTCAACGATCGTTGCCCCAACGTTTGGCTTTATTCTTTCTTTTATTCTTGCAGCATACGTCACTGGTTTACTTATTGAAAAAAGTGCAAATCGTTCCGTAGCACGCTTTATCACAGCAACCATTATCGGCATGATCATTAACTACGTTGTCGGCACAAATTGGATGTATGTCGCGTTCAAATTATGGGCTGACGCGCCAGAAGGTTTTTCTTATACGATGGCATGGAGCTGGATGCTCGTTCCGCTTCCAAAAGATATCATCTTATCGGTCGTTGCCGGTGTCATGGCACCACGCATTTATAAAGCCCTAAACGAACATCAAGCATATAGCAAATACGTTGCATAA